In the genome of Drosophila kikkawai strain 14028-0561.14 chromosome 2R, DkikHiC1v2, whole genome shotgun sequence, the window AAGAGGGGCAGGGGACGACAGCGGGCGTGTGGCGTAGCCGGGGGTCGTCTACTCCAGCAGGGTGATTTCTTCCTTGACTAAAAATTCAACAATCTCTTCATCCACTTCCTCAGTTTCCAAGTTGTCGGTATCCACATCTGTTCAGAAAGAGAAAATATAGCATTTGAGAGACCAATAATATGAAATCCCGAGGCAGGATATACTTACGCCCACGCAGCATGACGCGACGACTCTTCTGATCCTGCCACTCGGCGATGCGCTTGGTGCGGTACTCCATGAAGGTCTCGCGCAGCTGGGCGCGCTTCTCGAGCAGCTCCTTGGAGGCCCGGGTGAGACGGAGGCGATCCTTCTGCTCGAAGACGGCATAGTACTTCTTCAAGTTCTTCTTGATATCCTTCTGCTTCTCCTCGCCAAGCAGGGTAGGCGGACGCGGGCGCCACAAGAACTGCACAAAGTTCTTGAGGATGGTGCGCTTGATGATGCGACCCTGGAACGTGTACATGTTGAAGCCAGTGTCCTCCTTTACCTTCCAGGAGGAGACTCCGGTCACAACATAGCGTCCAGTGGGATCCCACTCGACCTCGGAGGCGCGGAAGTGATCCGGCGATGCGCTGATAATGTAATCGTTGGTGGAGTCCACGAACTCGAAGGTGCCCATTGTGAGGTTGGCCATCACGATGAACTGGCCGCGCGGCGACCAGAACAGATGCGTGCAGGACTTCTTCTCCAGCCGCTTCACCAAGCTGGGCTTCACGCCCTTGTTCACCTCGTAGAAGCTCACGTTGGAGGAGTTGGGCTCGCCGTGGATGATGGAGAACTTGTTCCCGATGGGTTCCCAGGCGAAGGCCAAAATCAACTCGCGAATCTCCACCgaatccacagggatctcctTCTCGCGCATGTGGAAGATCTCAAAGTTGTAGAACATGCCCAGGAACTTGACGTCCAGATCCTTCTTGTCCTTCTTCAGCTTGGAGTAGCGATCCACCTTGACGCACAGATAGTCGCCGGACTTCTGCCAGTGTAGCTTGCAGTCGGCCACGTGGAACAGGTTCTTGTTGCGGGTCTCCCGCTTCTTCGGGATCTCCATCAGCGTGACGCGGGCGGGAATCTGGTTCTGCTCCTCCACCCAATAGGCGATCACATTGTCCGTGGGCGACCACGAGAAACCGCGAATGCCGGGGATCTTGATTGACTTCAGGTCCAGCAGGTAGAACGACGGCGTCTCGTAGATGTGGATCGAGTTCTCGCCCATGCGCGCCACAAACTTGTCGTCGTGCGACCAGCGGAACATGGACAGCACAGACATACCATCGGCCACAAACGAACGCTTCTCTGCGCCGGTACGGATGTCCCAGATGATGATCTTTTGGCCGGTGGGCGTTGGGCCGTACGTTACGAGGTAGTTCTCACAGGGCGAGAACTCCACAAACTGGGTGCCGGGATGTGGGAACTTCTGGATTTTCTGGAAGCTGCTGCCGCCCCAAATGGCCACGCCCGGCTTGTGGAAGGTCACAACATAGGTGCCCAGCGGCGACCACTTGACGAAGGTGTCGGTGAAACGCTCGCGCGTCTCCAGCTCAGCGGGCTCGGGTAGGACGTTCTGCCAGAAGCCCACCTGCACGCAGTTTGGCGCGGTCTCCGCCGCCACACAGTATTGGTCGTAGGCATCCGGATCGTTGATAAAGTTGTACAGGTCGCTCTGCACCTTGAATGTCTGCACCGTTGGCGGCTCCCACTTCTCCGGGATGTTCTCGTACCTGTAAGACGTCGGCTTTAGCTTTGCTTGGGCTTTAAAGTGAGAAACAATGGACTTACTTCTGGAAATCGGTAAAAAGATTGACGGAAAACGTATGGTTCTTGTCCAGCCGATGGTTGTTCAGCTTCTTGACGGCCTCCTCCGCTTGGCCGGCGTGCTTGTACTCCATGAAGGCGTAGCCCTTGGTCTTGCCCTCCTCGTCCACTGGATACACCACATTGACGATGTCGCCGCAGTGCGAGAAGAGCTTGTTGATAACCGACTTTAGCTTCTCCAGACGGACCGGCTCCACCTTGGGGATGTTGTCGACCACCACCACGCTCTCCACGCCATCCGCCTCCGAGGGGCGCTGGGCCAGCATGTCGCCGAGCAGATCTGCAAGTGCATCACATATAATCAATTAATATATACGCCAACTTTCGCACACCGCTCCCACATTGAGGTTAGATTTCCGCGTGTGCTGCGCTGGCAGTCGGAGGCATTCTCACCTTCATCGCTGATGTTGTCCACAAAGTTGGGCGGATCCTCGAAGTTGGGCTCTTCCTGGTAGTCGCTGTCGTTCGCATCGGCACCGGAGTGCTCCtcgcttttctttttggccattttcagCGGTCTACTTGCAAATTTCCGTCATCAAACGCTCGCAAAAACAGGGAAAGGAAGAAAAATTCAATGGGCTGATTTTTGGCTGGGCACCAGCCGGTCACACTTGAGGTCGCTGGTCACACCTATATCGATCAACCAAAAGGTGGGGAGCTTGGCTCGATGCACTCTTCACggtctggtacttttggttgCTCGGACAGAAGAGTCTGGCAACACTCCAATTTTCAgggaaaatatcgatatattaacaATCTGGTATTTTGGTCGCTATGTACTGACGATCTGACAACGCTGGTCGCTCATATACTGACGATCTGGCAACACTGGTTGTCCATGCACTGGCGATCTGGCAACACTGGTCGCTCggaccgaaaagtctggcagcaCTCCCATTTCCaggaaaaatatcgatatattgacgatctggcacttttggtcgctcgtgCACTGACGATCtggcacttttggtcgctcgtgCACGGacgatctggcaacgctggaCGCTCGTGCCATGAGCGACCAGGGCTGCCAGATCGCCAGTGCatgagcgaccaaaagtgccaGATCAAAAAATATCGCGATTTCGATATCATTTTCAGAAGAaattatcgatatattgacACATTGATACATTTCCACATCcctaataaaatttttacgaACGGAGCAGGCGGCGGGCCCACTTATTGAAGAATTAGAagagtttaaacaaaaaggaCGGCGCCGCGAGTTGCACAAGTAAATGCACAATAAACGCGTGGTGTGGGGGGTCCGGGGGACACAAAATCAATGCGAATTTCGCCTCTTTTGTTGCGTCTGCcctggtgtgcgtgtgtgtgtgtatgcgtgCGCgtaattaagtaaattaagaCGGAGCGAGAACGAGAGAAAACAGTTGTAAAATGGGGCTGCGGCAGGCCAATTGCGAGTCTGAAAACTGGAAAATCCGTGAAAATATGTAGCCCCGCTGCAGTCTTTTCGCCtgcatgtatgtatatgcGTATGTAAATACGAAATAtaggcagcaacagcaa includes:
- the eIF3b gene encoding eukaryotic translation initiation factor 3 subunit B translates to MAKKKSEEHSGADANDSDYQEEPNFEDPPNFVDNISDEDLLGDMLAQRPSEADGVESVVVVDNIPKVEPVRLEKLKSVINKLFSHCGDIVNVVYPVDEEGKTKGYAFMEYKHAGQAEEAVKKLNNHRLDKNHTFSVNLFTDFQKYENIPEKWEPPTVQTFKVQSDLYNFINDPDAYDQYCVAAETAPNCVQVGFWQNVLPEPAELETRERFTDTFVKWSPLGTYVVTFHKPGVAIWGGSSFQKIQKFPHPGTQFVEFSPCENYLVTYGPTPTGQKIIIWDIRTGAEKRSFVADGMSVLSMFRWSHDDKFVARMGENSIHIYETPSFYLLDLKSIKIPGIRGFSWSPTDNVIAYWVEEQNQIPARVTLMEIPKKRETRNKNLFHVADCKLHWQKSGDYLCVKVDRYSKLKKDKKDLDVKFLGMFYNFEIFHMREKEIPVDSVEIRELILAFAWEPIGNKFSIIHGEPNSSNVSFYEVNKGVKPSLVKRLEKKSCTHLFWSPRGQFIVMANLTMGTFEFVDSTNDYIISASPDHFRASEVEWDPTGRYVVTGVSSWKVKEDTGFNMYTFQGRIIKRTILKNFVQFLWRPRPPTLLGEEKQKDIKKNLKKYYAVFEQKDRLRLTRASKELLEKRAQLRETFMEYRTKRIAEWQDQKSRRVMLRGHVDTDNLETEEVDEEIVEFLVKEEITLLE